A region of Vanessa cardui chromosome 1, ilVanCard2.1, whole genome shotgun sequence DNA encodes the following proteins:
- the LOC124534575 gene encoding centromere-associated protein E, producing the protein MHHLYPLAKGDPLCPLGFHPQVRWPTRCKRCFRDYKEHGGRKKEEDFTASTPSLSSWNSPSSRSREDENGAVGEKVTRGWASSSNLSTIDPSKKDAFSTGFSKTSSSWTSTPDLGANETETSTAVTVSLKLPKRRNTGPLPSIDTGQNNTETVTVRRPSPSPPPSTTAQFTINKNDSLAERVRKMNLMKAQSSFDKESSIEKEKERRSTSRSREEEKTTRHKEERVVKEDVNFLMQVKSSRNSTNSKPPMRGGPSREKEDTSDDEASTGGTVTTDTETTLIDPNIKDYQDQIESLNKEVDLLKKRCERVEKEKSDILLRRLANIDTTNKYSTGRSSEVLKLQQKVNELTTQNEDLKDEKKHLSLRIKEMEADIESRPSVEAQTRQIEQLRAKLLAAETLCEELMDENEDMKKELRDLEEEIEEMQDNFREDQADEYSSLRRELEQTIKNCRVLSFKLKKTERRAEQLEQEKADQEKKLLEIVGGAEGLQRENRIKELEKEVARSNEVALRLQRDLADANAKLAAASGAPPANVKKQTLLTDGKVSRSSLTRGGSQEDPAQLLRDLQDSLEREADLREQLRNAEEEASRYRQRFGGKQIPPPPKLPSPSTPHLTSNLAANDSRNKSIQRILDMQYTLENKLSSLDISELSIGVNQITQSPQDVATCYSEGCQTDPVIYHDVANDTKKITLDSCLQIHILTSDMYSQTNSAFLKHKLIQTDSFSINGYSQTDKTKIKDTCTQTIGTLLNDKCFQISHLKLEQTQSENKTYDDKNTLTDIYGLTDCNQHDVDKKLNKNIKDFRKRKDKSDSPPLSSDKAESSSKNNIQFPFALFNPLAARVPIVATGRKLSPSPPTNRLAIEAPNEKDEGISDEEDPAELRILLELNEQEAAVLRKKVEDLEQDRESLKKQVKELTDKISKTKPNTISSVTLRRPTPKSNLAEEKVKVLEDEIAELRKKLIGKERDCERLHAELSLTQKKPKASLIKSKSLDGPGDQQNVDLKRQLQVIEQEANVLRSKTQSLEADNEKLQAENKKLQLLKNTKTLKTDKSLDQSTTKISQLENELKEALAKIKEFESNKEEKTEKKVRFGESKKEADAVKLKQDELDKLKLSFNKVEKEKVKLQATLKELKEDALKSFKPRTPKKITDITTKLQMKRMVEDLENEIGEMYVIMKNAGLSSKDVAVKSQIEKDIENVKSKLSKSETEFTNEKNRLQTEILKLKELNTKLESENKSTASKFKALETENNKAIAECNALREEKKDLEAQISKLNADIKQNSSQQMAMSDCMKKIEELKKEMDTKDKEIDKLKKQVELINKLEQDKSKLLKEVGDKTKKLNDLEKKLKEAEDKCKRTEKLLATRKERVSKLEKELSEEKEQTEALTNSKRRISIDLTTEKDEIQTKLFKAESKLINLETDMKEMKSEYENKITNLESTVAAKDNHIKQLEDALRETSTQKYDEAISSVEMAQLKEKYERVNNEIKEKEDELKNSNNKLRNTEEELSKLQSEVTSLKSNLNKFETEKNDFETKLKAEKKESTYWEHKASELDTDLQAERKKLERMRNNHDKDIKNKEAELATLKGKLKVLEQSSGAGAKKITELKQDYEEKLKKLEHSLAVEKAEYEELTGKYELLEEEHVVTKARLTVDKEKAQSELILAQKELNSTLAEIKSLQDSYDSQLSNWNKEKSEMQKEISSLQDRLCGGGWEVERARLTARLEQHERDLRTAKDEHDVLAHHHDLIKKELEEARKKLEDYEKVSKVQRTLKSDNAELERELSSLNTRLEQADKARKNEVAEIKTRYEAQMNTMRDELKSLHNQVSRFRRERDNYKQMLDTAQKSVSDMKNGDKRAKRNSISSTDEEEYRNKVAVLEQQLTCTEDELCEARLLASKLNTELISERSSAEVRLSEMQSRLNEYEEERLLSSGRARVAGLATRMELAWHKERDEQQRLLHETSTLARDLRQTLFELERERDKERLDMKRRIEQLKRTTEEETEEAKKKVTELQCDLLELRDAHAKLRTANEKLRRDKERHDRDRDQNKLLVASLKRTQQEDDRVITQLLETIEDLMKQSPELFRSEPAVKPEKSLMTPTPPRRNRSSKSRSRSGTPESSEARAAHEAASTAARLRRLTDELRASRIAERQRRQQASARRAMSTEPRDTLSVTPASRTPSRAPSLKKRSISLEQTTKEQSAIWKTVDDNSVSSLQSLDGDSDMRMFTMQRDASLDSRLSGGSVQSEVLPSDKKKKKKGLFGKLKEFTKSRSIDDHVGSDDFRPIGTVSQGSDSDMSATGSRRDLRGRLSDMFSRKGQLTKGNSKDQSPDRPGSATGSTTGSTTGISATKPILRNASANTLSRTTVKPSESLAARASSATPGVKRKGK; encoded by the exons ATGCATCATTTGTATCCGTTGGCGAAGGGAGACCCATTGTGTCCACTGGGTTTCCATCCGCAAGTGCGTTGGCCAACGCGTTGCAAGCGTTGCTTTCGCGACTACAAGGAGCACGGTGGTCGGAAAAAAGAGGAAGATTTTACTGCATCCACGCCGAGTCTCTCCAGTTGGAACTCACCATCATCACG GAGCCGTGAAGATGAAAATGGTGCAGTAGGTGAGAAGGTTACACGTGGCTGGGCTTCCAGTTCGAACCTTAGTACTATTGATCCATCCAAGAAAGATGCCTTCTCCACTG GGTTCAGTAAAACGAGCTCATCGTGGACGTCGACGCCAGACTTGGGGGCCAACGAAACTGAAACCAGTACCGCAGTTACAGTCAGTCTCAAGTTACCTAAACGAAGAAACACAGGTCCCTTACCTTCCATAGACACGGGTCAGAATAATACAG AAACAGTGACTGTGCGTCGACCGTCACCATCTCCTCCACCATCGACCACGGCGCAGTTcactataaacaaaaatgactCGCTCGCTGAACGAGTGCGAAAG ATGAACCTTATGAAAGCTCAAAGTAGTTTTGATAAAGAATCGAGCATTGAGAAAGAGAAGGAAAGACGAAGTACCTCGCGAAGCAGAGAAGAAGAAAAGACAACTCGACATAAAGAAGAAAGAGTTGTAAAAGAAGACGTCAATTTCTTAATGCAG GTAAAAAGTAGTCGTAACAGTACCAATTCCAAACCACCGATGCGTGGCGGCCCCTCGCGTGAAAAGGAAGACACATCTGATGATGAAGCAAGCACAGGCGGCACCGTCACCACTGACACAGAAACGACCCTTATTGATCCAAACATTAAGGATTATCAA GACCAAATAGAAAGTCTCAATAAAGAAGTCGATCTTCTAAAAAAGCGTTGCGAGCGAgtcgaaaaagaaaaaagtgaTATTTTACTTCGAAGGTTAGCAAATATAGacacaacaaataaatattccactgGTCGTTCTTCGGAAGTCCTCAAGCTACAACAGAAAGTTAATGAACTTACTACACAAAATGAGGACTTGAAAGACGAAAAGAAACATCTCTCTTTAAGAATAAAAGAGATGGAAGCTGATATCGAA TCTCGACCATCTGTAGAAGCTCAAACTCGCCAAATAGAACAATTAAGAGCAAAATTATTAGCAGCAGAAACTCTCTGCGAAGAATTAATGGATGAAAATGAAGATATGAAAAAAGAGTTGAGAGATCTCGAAGAAGAAATAGAAGAAATGCAAGACAATTTCAG agaAGACCAAGCAGACGAATACTCCTCTTTAAGAAGAGAATTGGAGCAGACGATAAAAAACTGTAGAGTATtatcattcaaattaaaaaagactGAACGCAGAGCTGAACAGCTCGAACAGGAGAAAGCTGATCaagaaaaaaagttattagAA ATAGTGGGAGGAGCAGAAGGTCTTCAGAGAGAGAACCGTATCAAGGAGCTGGAGAAAGAGGTTGCGCGCTCCAATGAAGTGGCGTTACGTCTACAGCGAGATCTTGCCGACGCTAACGCGAAGTTGGCCGCCGCTTCTGGTGCACCACCAGCCAACGTTAAGAAACAGACTCTCCTTACAGATGGT AAAGTATCTCGTTCATCACTGACGCGAGGTGGCAGTCAAGAAGATCCTGCACAGTTACTGCGTGACTTACAAGATTCACTAGAACGCGAGGCCGACTTAAGGGAACAATTACGCAATGCTGAAGAAGAG GCTAGTCGATATCGACAACGCTTCGGAGGCAAACAAATACCTCCACCACCGAAACTTCCATCGCCATCAACGCCTCATCTTACTTCTAACCTTGCTGCCAATGATAGTAGAAATAAATCTATTCAACGAATCCTAGATATGCAATATAccctagaaaataaattatcttcatTAGATATAAGTGAATTATCCATAGGTGTTAATCAAATTACTCAGTCACCTCAAGATGTTGCTACTTGCTATTCCGAAGGCTGTCAAACGGACCCTGTTATCTATCATGACGTGGCTAATGATACTAAGAAGATTACACTAGACTCGTGCCTACAGATACATATTCTGACGTCAGATATGTACAGTCAAACGAATAGCgcatttttaaaacacaaacttATACAAACCGATAGCTTTAGTATAAATGGTTATTCTCAAACAGATAAGACAAAAATCAAAGATACTTGTACCCAAACAATTGGAACACTATTGAATGATAAATGCTTTCAAATAAGCCACTTAAAATTGGAACAAACACAAAGTGAAAACAAAACATATgatgataaaaatacattaacggATATATACGGTTTGACTGATTGTAATCAACACGATGTTgacaaaaagttaaataaaaacataaaagattTCAGAAAGCGAAAAGACAAGTCTGATAGTCCTCCACTTTCTTCTGATAAAGCTGAATCATCttccaaaaataatatacaatttccTTTTGCATTGTTCAATCCATTGGCAGCAAGGGTACCTATTGTAG caACTGGCCGTAAGCTTTCACCATCACCCCCTACAAATAGACTTGCTATTGAAGCCCCTAATGAAAAGGATGAAGGTATATCAGATGAAGAGGATCCAGCAGAACTAAGAATATTACTGGAACTTAACGAACAG GAAGCTGCTGTTTTGCGAAAAAAAGTGGAAGATTTGGAACAGGACAGAGAATCTTTGAAAAAACAAGTGAAAGAACTCACTGACAAGATTTCTAAAACTAAACCAAATACCATTTCGTCTGTTACGTTACGCAGACCCACGCCAAAAAGTAATTTAGCCGAAGAAAAAGTGAAG GTGCTTGAAGACGAAATAGCTGAATTGAGAAAAAAACTTATAGGCAAAGAAAGAGATTGTGAGAGGTTGCATGCTGAACTAAGCCTCACCCAAAAGAAGCCTAAAGCATCACTAATAAAGAGCAA gtcTTTAGATGGACCGGGTGATCAACAAAACGTAGATTTAAAACGACAACTGCAAGTCATAGAACAAGAAGCAAACGTTTTAAGATCTAAAACACAATCTCTGGAAGCTGACAATGAGAAATTGCaagctgaaaataaaaaactacaa TTACTGAAAAATACGAAAACACTGAAGACAGATAAATCTCTTGATCAAAGTACAACTAAAATAAGTCAACTGGAAAATGAACTTAAGGAGGCCCTGGcgaaaataaaagaatttgaaagtaataaagaagaaaaaacgGAAAAGAAAGTTCGCTTTGGCGAATCTAAAAAGGAAGCAGATGCTGTGAAACTCAAACAGGACGAACTTGACAAATTAAAACTCAGCTTTAACAAG gttgaaaaagaaaaagtgAAGTTACAAGCTACATTGAAGGAATTAAAAGAAGACGCCCTAAAATCATTCAAACCAAGAACGCCGAAAAAGATAACAGACATCACaacaaaattacaaatgaaAAGAATGGTGGAAGATTTAGAAAATGAAATTG gGGAAATGTACGTCATTATGAAAAATGCCGGACTCTCATCTAAAGATGTAGCCGTTAAAAGCCAAATAGAAAAAGATATAGAAAATGTGAAGTCGAAACTTAGTAAAAGTGAAACTGAATTTACAAACGAAAAAAATCGTTTGCAAACTGAAATTTTGAAACTTAAAGAGCTAAACACTAAATTAGAATCTGAAAACAAATCAACGGCAAGCAAGTTTAAAGCTCTagaaacagaaaataataaagcaattgCTGAATGTAATGCACTCAGAGAAGAGAAAAAAGATCTAGAAGCTCAAATTAGTAAGCTTAATGCTGATATAA AACAAAACAGTTCACAACAGATGGCTATGTCAGACTGTATGAAAAAAATCGAAGAACTCAAAAAGGAAATGGACACAAAAGACAAAGAAattgataaattgaaaaaaCAAGTGGAATTGATTAACAAATTAGAACAAGATAAAAGTAAACTACTGAAAGAA GTTGGAGATAAAACTAAAAAGTTAAATGATCtagagaaaaaattaaaagaggCTGAAGATAAATGTAAGAGAACGGAAAAATTGTTAGCGACACGGAAAGAACGGGTCTCAAAATTAGAAAAAGAG CTATCTGAAGAAAAGGAACAAACTGAAGCGTTAACAAATTCAAAAAGACGTATTTCCATTGATCTTACAACAGAGAAAGATGAAATTCAAACTAAACTTTTTAAAGCAGAAAgcaaactaattaatttagaaacagatatgaaagaaatgaaatctgaatatgaaaacaaaataactaaCTTGGAGTCTACCGTAGCTGCAAAAGATAACCATATAAAGCAACTG GAGGATGCATTACGGGAGACATCTACTCAAAAGTACGACGAGGCAATTTCATCTGTGGAAATGGCTCAACTTAAAGAGAAATATGAAAGAGTCAACAATGAAATTAAGGAAAAAGAAGATGAACTAAAGAATTCTAATAACAAACTACGTAATACTGAAGAGGAACTTTCGAAATTGCAATCAGAAGTTACTTCACTTAAatcaaacttaaataaatttgaaactgAGAAGAACGATTTCGAAACTAAATTAAAAGCAGAGAAAAAAGAATCAACTTATTGGGAACACAAAGCTTCTGAACTTGATACAGATTTACAG GCTGAAAGAAAGAAACTCGAACGAATGCGTAATAATCATgacaaagatattaaaaataaggaaGCTGAATTGGCAACACTTAAAGGAAAATTAAAAGTCTTAGAGCAATCCTCTGGAGCTGGTGctaaaaaaataactgaattAAAACAAGATTACGAGGAAAAACTTAAAA AATTAGAACATTCACTAGCTGTTGAAAAAGCAGAATACGAAGAGTTAACGGGTAAATACGAATTACTGGAGGAAGAGCACGTTGTGACAAAAGCTCGACTTACTGTTGATAAGGAGAAGGCACAAAG TGAACTTATATTAGCACAAAAGGAATTAAATTCAACGTTGGCtgaaattaaatcattacaAGATAGCTATGATAGCCAGTTATCTAACTGGAATAAAGAAAAGTCCGAGATGCAG AAAGAAATATCATCACTTCAAGATCGGTTGTGTGGTGGAGGTTGGGAAGTGGAACGTGCGAGGCTCACGGCTCGCCTCGAGCAACACGAAAGAGATCTTCGAACCGCCAAAGATGAACACGATGTGCTTGCGCATCATCACGATTTAATCAAGAAAGAA tTAGAAGAAGCTCGGAAGAAACTTGAAGATTACGAGAAGGTTTCAAAGGTTCAGAGAACTCTGAAGTCCGACAATGCTGAACTAGAAAGGGAATTGTCGTCGCTTAATACACGTCTCGAACAAGCTGACAAGGCGCGGAAAAATGAAGTCGCAGAAATCAAGACGCGTTACGAAGCACAAATGAATACGATGAGAGATGAGCTCAAATCATTACATAATCAAGTATCAAGATTTAGACGTGAACGCGATAACTACAAACAAATGTTAGATACAGCCCAAAAATCAGTTAGCGACATGAAAAATGGTGATAAAAGAGCCAAACGCAATTCAATATCAAGCACCGATGAG GAAGAATACAGAAACAAGGTTGCGGTGTTGGAACAACAACTGACGTGCACAGAAGACGAGTTGTGCGAGGCGCGCTTGTTAGCCTCGAAGCTCAACACCGAACTCATAAGCGAGCGCTCCTCCGCGGAAGTGCGTCTCTCTGAGATGCAATCTCGATTGAATGAA TATGAAGAAGAAAGATTGCTATCATCTGGGCGTGCGCGTGTGGCAGGATTGGCGACGCGCATGGAGCTGGCGTGGCACAAGGAACGCGACGAGCAGCAGAGGTTACTGCACGAAACGTCCACATTGGCAAGGGACCTACGGCAGACGCTATTCGAG ctgGAACGTGAAAGAGACAAAGAGAGATTGGATATGAAGAGAAGAATAGAACAATTGAAGAGAACCACAGAGGAAGAAACAGAAGAAGCGAAGAAAAAG GTTACAGAGTTGCAATGCGATTTACTGGAGTTGCGTGACGCGCACGCAAAGTTGCGGACGGCCAACGAGAAACTGCGGCGCGATAAGGAGCGCCACGACCGCGATCGCGACCAGAACAAGTTACTAGTCGCTTCGCTTAAACGGACGCAGCAG gaaGACGATCGAGTTATTACTCAACTACTGGAAACGATCGAAGACCTGATGAAGCAAAGCCCAGAGTTATTCCGAAGTGAGCCTGCTGTTAAACCCGAGAAGAGTTTAATGACGCCAACGCCTCCGAGGAGAAACAGA TCTTCTAAATCACGGTCTCGGTCCGGGACGCCGGAGAGCAGCGAGGCGCGCGCCGCGCACGAGGCCGCCTCCACGGCCGCGCGACTGCGCCGCCTCACGGACGAGCTGCGCGCCTCGCGCATCGCGGAGCGGCAACGCCGCCAGCAGGCGAGCGCTAGGCG AGCGATGTCGACGGAACCACGCGACACGCTATCGGTTACGCCGGCCTCTCGGACGCCCTCACGCGCACCTTCGCTTAAGAAACGATCCATCTCGCTAGAACAAACTACAAAGGAACAG AGTGCTATCTGGAAAACTGTAGACGACAACAGCGTATCGTCGTTGCAGTCTCTGGATGGCGATTCAGACATGCGAATGTTCACTATGCAACGTGATGCGAGTCTCGACAG CCGGTTATCAGGAGGATCGGTCCAGAGTGAAGTGTTACCCTCCGacaaaaagaagaaaaagaaaggCCTATTTGGTAAACTGAAAGAGTTCACTAAATCACGTTCCATCGATGACCATGTTGGCAGCGATGACTTCCGACCCATAGGAACTGTATCACAG GGTTCAGACTCTGACATGAGCGCAACTGGCAGCAGGCGAGATCTACGAGGGAGACTCTCCGATATGTTCAGTAGAAAAGGACAGCTGACCAAAGGAAATAG CAAAGACCAGAGCCCGGATCGGCCAGGCAGCGCAACCGGTAGCACTACCGGCAGCACGACTGGTATCTCTGCTACGAAGCCAATTCTGCGCAACGCAAGCGCCAACACTCTGTCGCGTACTACTGTCAAGCCG agtGAATCTCTCGCCGCTAGAGCATCGAGTGCGACCCCCGGGGTGAAGAGGAAAGGAAAATAA